A portion of the Clostridium estertheticum genome contains these proteins:
- a CDS encoding Panacea domain-containing protein: MLLNGFRKFEIERVENLISYIADKVDNLYKTSLNKYLWFIDFENFKENVRSITGLRYVKQQYGPVIEKKGYEEIINLLDDKFYKEETEDNYNNSTTTKIKSKKNYDMSIYDQEEMDVIDAVIKRFKDISCSKISDESHKESGWIKNDTDNIISYEGEELKMEF; encoded by the coding sequence ATGTTGTTAAATGGATTCAGAAAGTTTGAAATTGAAAGAGTTGAGAATCTTATAAGCTATATTGCAGATAAAGTTGATAATTTATATAAAACAAGTTTAAATAAATATTTGTGGTTTATTGATTTTGAGAACTTTAAAGAAAATGTAAGATCTATTACAGGATTAAGATATGTAAAACAACAATACGGACCTGTTATTGAAAAGAAAGGCTATGAAGAGATAATTAACTTACTTGATGATAAATTTTATAAAGAAGAAACAGAGGATAATTACAATAATTCTACTACCACTAAGATAAAAAGCAAAAAAAACTATGATATGTCTATATACGATCAGGAAGAAATGGATGTTATAGATGCTGTTATAAAAAGGTTTAAGGATATTAGCTGTAGCAAAATATCTGATGAGTCTCATAAAGAGTCTGGGTGGATTAAGAATGATACAGACAATATAATTTCTTATGAGGGCGAAGAATTGAAAATGGAGTTTTAA
- a CDS encoding PadR family transcriptional regulator yields MDKEMLKGSLDIIILQMLFKSEMYGYEIAKQIKKTAKNSLEIGEGTLYPALKRLEEKKYLESYWVSIGGKNNRKYYKTTKDGILELKRKLESLNIINDLIKELILTNQ; encoded by the coding sequence ATGGATAAAGAAATGTTAAAAGGTTCATTGGATATTATAATATTACAGATGTTATTTAAAAGTGAAATGTACGGATATGAAATTGCAAAACAAATAAAAAAAACGGCTAAAAATTCACTAGAAATAGGAGAGGGTACTTTGTATCCCGCACTCAAAAGACTTGAAGAAAAAAAATATTTAGAATCTTATTGGGTTTCAATCGGAGGCAAAAATAATAGAAAATATTATAAAACTACAAAGGATGGAATATTGGAATTAAAAAGAAAGTTAGAGAGCTTAAATATTATTAATGACTTAATTAAAGAACTTATTTTGACAAATCAATAA
- a CDS encoding VanZ family protein, producing MDKIDKYIKNVINGLDLDKKEIDELKTQFKDHIFSLKAEYLEKSYSDDKSIDLALEDFGNENNISEMFDNNETMFFSTYKKVIFVIFGIYLFLLLVYLICVSSLGPANLRFNIISIIPFRTIISIIKAILADGLNINTYMVPSGCLWFIPMGVFIPLINCKANSFKYAIKTFIIIVLLIQVVNFVVGRVGNIDFAIIHLLGCLIGYGIFKILMKSKILKKVKSVLTY from the coding sequence ATGGATAAGATTGATAAGTATATAAAAAATGTAATAAATGGATTGGATTTAGATAAGAAAGAAATTGATGAGCTAAAAACTCAATTTAAAGACCATATTTTTTCATTAAAGGCTGAATATCTAGAAAAAAGTTATTCTGATGATAAATCAATTGACCTAGCATTGGAGGACTTCGGTAATGAAAATAATATTTCTGAAATGTTTGATAATAATGAAACAATGTTTTTTAGCACTTATAAGAAAGTAATTTTTGTAATTTTTGGCATATACTTATTTTTGTTACTTGTATATTTAATTTGCGTATCATCTTTGGGACCAGCAAACTTAAGGTTTAATATTATTTCTATAATACCATTTAGAACAATAATTTCAATAATAAAAGCTATATTGGCTGATGGACTAAATATAAATACATATATGGTACCTTCTGGATGTTTGTGGTTTATCCCAATGGGAGTATTTATCCCTTTAATAAATTGTAAAGCTAATTCATTTAAATATGCAATTAAGACTTTTATAATTATCGTTTTATTAATACAGGTTGTAAATTTTGTAGTTGGTAGAGTAGGAAATATAGATTTTGCAATAATTCATTTGTTAGGATGCTTAATTGGGTATGGAATCTTTAAAATTCTTATGAAATCTAAGATATTAAAGAAAGTTAAAAGTGTGTTAACCTATTAA
- a CDS encoding GrpB family protein: protein MKKKVSELSIDEWKKTFPIILKEYNANYKDWYEIEKQTILNAVKAEDIARINHIGSTAVEGLIAKPIIDILLEIDGCCNVARLVDELKIIGYGVELFNRNDDPMRLLLGKGFSSDGYAEKVCFLHVRYLGDWDELYFRDFLIANPEVATEYGKLKLNILNDIEKGLIERMPNGVPNGYSQTKLEFVKKYTNSAKQEFHDRYKPR from the coding sequence ATGAAAAAGAAAGTATCTGAATTGTCAATTGATGAATGGAAAAAAACGTTCCCAATAATTTTAAAAGAGTATAACGCAAATTATAAAGATTGGTACGAAATTGAAAAACAAACCATTTTAAACGCTGTAAAAGCTGAAGATATTGCACGAATTAATCATATAGGAAGTACTGCGGTTGAAGGTTTGATAGCAAAGCCAATAATAGATATTTTATTAGAAATTGACGGTTGTTGTAATGTTGCAAGATTGGTTGATGAATTAAAAATAATTGGATATGGTGTTGAACTTTTTAATCGAAATGACGACCCAATGAGATTATTGCTCGGTAAAGGCTTTTCTTCTGACGGGTATGCAGAAAAAGTTTGCTTCCTCCATGTCAGATATTTGGGGGATTGGGATGAACTATATTTTAGAGATTTTCTTATAGCAAATCCTGAAGTGGCAACTGAATATGGAAAATTAAAACTAAATATACTAAATGATATTGAAAAAGGTTTAATAGAACGTATGCCAAATGGAGTGCCAAATGGATACTCACAAACAAAATTAGAATTCGTTAAAAAATATACTAATTCCGCAAAACAAGAATTCCATGATAGATATAAACCAAGATAA